The following are encoded together in the Planctomycetia bacterium genome:
- a CDS encoding response regulator transcription factor has translation MRILVVEDEPQLLQVIARAMREQGYAVDEATNGQDALYKASTWDYDAILLDVMLPGLDGWAVLKELRKTKKTPVLMLTARDGIDDRVHGLDNGADDYIVKPFDLKELNARLRAVIRRSKGQAHPIIQLGSVTLHTQSRMVTLNGVDANLTALEYSLVEMLALQPGKLVTRTELYEHLFDESEDSMSNLIDVHVSNIRKKLGKDFIVTRRGQGYLVYA, from the coding sequence ATGCGAATCCTGGTCGTTGAAGATGAGCCACAGTTGTTACAGGTCATCGCTCGTGCCATGCGTGAGCAAGGTTACGCGGTAGATGAAGCAACTAACGGCCAGGATGCTCTCTACAAAGCAAGTACCTGGGACTATGACGCTATACTCCTCGATGTCATGTTGCCAGGGCTGGATGGCTGGGCTGTCTTGAAGGAACTACGAAAAACGAAGAAGACGCCGGTACTGATGCTGACCGCCCGTGATGGTATTGATGATCGGGTCCATGGTCTGGACAACGGTGCTGATGACTACATTGTCAAGCCATTTGATCTAAAGGAATTGAATGCTCGGCTGCGTGCAGTTATACGGCGGTCCAAAGGGCAGGCTCATCCAATCATTCAACTGGGGTCGGTGACGCTGCACACTCAGTCGCGCATGGTTACACTTAACGGAGTAGATGCCAATCTGACTGCCCTGGAATACTCTCTGGTTGAGATGCTCGCATTGCAACCAGGAAAGCTGGTAACACGTACGGAACTTTACGAACATCTTTTTGATGAATCAGAAGACAGCATGTCCAACCTGATTGATGTGCATGTTTCCAATATCCGCAAGAAACTGGGGAAAGATTTCATCGTGACCCGGCGAGGGCAGGGGTATCTGGTATATGCTTAA
- a CDS encoding DUF1573 domain-containing protein, translating into MERILCSVLCILFVLPSLNADGEKKTAGTTSPAPAEGKMFGELSHDFGTVPRGSQLLHRFQWRNTTDKPLELVEYQRSCGCTTVNITPKVVEPGALGTIEMLMDTKPFAGEKTVNLSLVFGPGKLVSAQYQVRAFSRGDIVYNPGQFTFGVINEGSTPHGVVDIEYAGNHDFKITGIAEQPAGVEVNIKENYRRPGAVGYQISTTLKNDIPSGDYKQTIQLRTNDPNNPILPVLVDATIRSALAVVPDKLFYGTVRAGGTMNRRVTLRASTPFRILAVEGQANGVSVAIPSATASVHSLIFQWRPVDTGELNMEVRIKTDSDKFPMLVLPISGIAQ; encoded by the coding sequence ATGGAACGGATTCTATGTTCAGTGTTGTGTATTCTGTTTGTCTTGCCGAGCCTGAATGCAGATGGTGAAAAGAAGACAGCGGGCACGACGAGTCCAGCACCAGCAGAAGGCAAAATGTTTGGCGAACTGAGCCATGATTTCGGCACAGTTCCACGCGGCTCACAGTTATTGCATCGATTCCAGTGGCGAAATACGACAGATAAACCACTGGAACTGGTGGAATACCAGCGATCCTGCGGCTGTACCACGGTGAACATCACTCCCAAAGTAGTTGAACCTGGCGCACTGGGCACGATTGAAATGCTGATGGACACCAAGCCTTTTGCCGGTGAGAAAACAGTCAATCTGAGCCTCGTGTTCGGACCAGGAAAACTTGTCAGCGCTCAATACCAGGTTCGTGCCTTCAGTCGAGGCGACATTGTCTACAATCCTGGCCAGTTCACCTTCGGTGTCATCAATGAAGGCAGCACTCCTCATGGAGTTGTAGATATCGAATATGCAGGCAACCATGATTTCAAAATTACCGGAATCGCGGAGCAACCTGCTGGAGTTGAAGTCAACATTAAGGAGAACTATCGCCGACCAGGTGCCGTGGGGTACCAGATCAGCACTACATTGAAGAACGATATTCCCAGTGGCGACTATAAGCAGACAATCCAGTTGCGAACCAACGATCCCAATAACCCCATTTTACCGGTTCTTGTCGATGCGACCATTCGATCGGCATTGGCAGTGGTTCCCGACAAGCTGTTTTATGGCACCGTGCGAGCTGGTGGCACCATGAATCGACGCGTAACTCTGCGGGCTTCAACACCGTTTCGTATTCTGGCTGTGGAAGGCCAGGCCAATGGCGTTTCGGTGGCCATCCCCAGTGCAACTGCCTCGGTGCATTCACTGATATTCCAGTGGCGACCAGTTGATACTGGCGAATTGAATATGGAAGTACGCATCAAGACTGATAGCGACAAGTTTCCGATGTTAGTACTGCCAATCAGCGGTATTGCACAGTAA